One part of the Gemmatimonadaceae bacterium genome encodes these proteins:
- a CDS encoding response regulator produces MTQVPFVEDIETYAQDIVDTVREPLLMLDTNLRVQSANRAFYETFHVSAAETENQLIYQLGNGQWDIPDLRTLLEDVIPTSSVFNDFELEHTFPIIGRRVMLLNGRKLRAGSHSAIIVLAMEDVTERRRSEADLRAIETYAQDIVDTVREPLLILDTTLRVQSGNRAFYQTFKVSPDETENRLIYELGNGQWDIPALRTLLEDIVPKSSVFNDFELEHDFPALGRRVMLLNARKLQAGHHGELLVLAMEDVTERRRAEEEVAKAKEASEIANRTKSLFLANMSHELRTPLNAIVGYSEMLQEEASDRELDSFCADLEKITVSGKHLLALINDILDLSKIEAGKMELYLENFDLKALIDDVAATIKPMVENNSNKLNIERADNLGGMRADQVKVRQALFNLLSNAAKFTHDGSITLNASREAMDDADWISFRVADTGIGLSPDKIVRLFQDFTQADASTTRKFGGTGLGLALTRRFCQMMGGDVTVSSVPGQGSIFTIKLPAIVHEARPELLGDEVPDPDRVVAGIDRSTDPIPEPSTCVLVIDDDLLQRDLMRRFLSKEGYCVRCASTGEEGLRLALELLPIAITLDVMMPDMDGWAVLKAIKASPGLREVPVIMLTMVDDPERGHTLGASDYVTKPVNRRRLSKILKRYSCSTPECPILVVEDDSMTRASMRKMLQKEGCRVTEAENGEVGLASMERDRPSLIFLDLLMPVMDGFEFVEKVRDHPEWRTIPIVVVTAAELTGKERRRLNGYVETILHKEGNSKEELLQQVREALDNNAVPRIFAA; encoded by the coding sequence ATGACTCAAGTGCCGTTCGTCGAAGACATCGAAACGTACGCGCAGGACATTGTAGACACCGTCCGCGAGCCGCTTCTGATGCTCGACACGAATCTCCGCGTGCAGAGCGCAAATCGCGCGTTCTACGAGACGTTCCATGTCTCCGCCGCAGAAACCGAAAACCAGCTCATCTACCAGCTTGGCAACGGTCAGTGGGACATCCCCGACCTGCGAACACTGCTCGAGGACGTCATCCCGACGAGCTCTGTGTTCAACGACTTCGAGCTGGAGCATACCTTCCCGATAATCGGGCGTCGTGTGATGCTGCTGAACGGCCGAAAGCTGCGCGCCGGAAGCCACTCCGCAATCATCGTCCTCGCGATGGAAGACGTCACGGAAAGGCGGCGCTCAGAGGCCGACCTGAGAGCGATCGAGACATACGCTCAGGACATCGTAGACACGGTGCGGGAGCCGCTGCTCATCCTCGACACGACGCTGCGCGTGCAATCCGGAAACCGGGCGTTCTACCAGACGTTCAAGGTTTCACCGGACGAAACGGAAAATCGCCTGATCTACGAGTTGGGCAACGGCCAATGGGATATCCCGGCGCTCAGAACACTCCTCGAGGACATCGTGCCGAAGAGCTCAGTGTTCAACGACTTCGAGCTCGAGCACGACTTTCCGGCACTCGGTCGGAGGGTGATGCTCCTTAACGCCCGAAAGCTTCAGGCGGGGCACCACGGGGAGCTGCTCGTCCTCGCAATGGAAGACGTCACCGAGCGCCGGCGTGCGGAAGAAGAAGTAGCCAAGGCGAAAGAGGCCTCGGAGATTGCGAACCGGACCAAGAGCCTGTTTCTCGCGAACATGAGCCACGAGCTCCGGACACCGCTCAACGCGATCGTCGGCTACTCCGAGATGCTGCAGGAAGAGGCAAGCGATCGGGAGCTCGATTCTTTCTGCGCGGACCTCGAGAAGATCACCGTGTCAGGCAAGCATCTGCTCGCGCTCATCAATGACATCCTGGACCTGTCCAAGATCGAAGCCGGCAAGATGGAGCTGTATCTCGAAAACTTCGATCTGAAGGCATTGATCGACGATGTCGCCGCTACGATCAAGCCGATGGTGGAGAACAACTCCAACAAGCTGAACATCGAGCGCGCCGACAATCTCGGCGGAATGCGCGCGGACCAGGTCAAGGTGCGGCAGGCGCTCTTCAACCTTCTGTCGAATGCCGCCAAGTTCACCCACGACGGGTCCATCACGCTCAACGCATCGAGGGAAGCGATGGATGACGCGGACTGGATCTCGTTTCGCGTCGCCGACACGGGCATCGGCCTCAGTCCCGACAAGATCGTCAGGCTGTTCCAGGACTTCACGCAGGCTGACGCGTCGACCACCCGCAAGTTCGGAGGCACGGGACTGGGACTCGCGCTCACGCGGCGATTCTGCCAGATGATGGGCGGCGACGTGACGGTGAGCAGCGTTCCTGGCCAGGGCAGCATCTTTACAATCAAGCTGCCGGCAATCGTCCACGAAGCGAGGCCCGAGCTGCTCGGCGATGAAGTTCCAGATCCTGACCGGGTGGTAGCCGGGATCGATCGCAGCACGGATCCAATCCCGGAGCCATCGACGTGCGTGCTCGTAATCGACGACGACCTGTTGCAGCGCGATCTCATGCGGCGCTTTCTGAGCAAGGAGGGTTATTGCGTACGTTGCGCCAGCACTGGCGAGGAAGGATTGCGTCTCGCACTCGAGCTGCTTCCCATCGCGATCACGCTGGACGTGATGATGCCCGACATGGATGGGTGGGCTGTCCTGAAGGCGATCAAAGCCAGTCCGGGTTTGCGCGAGGTACCGGTGATCATGCTGACGATGGTGGACGACCCGGAGCGAGGCCACACACTCGGGGCCTCGGACTACGTCACGAAGCCCGTGAATCGGCGCCGGCTGTCGAAGATTCTCAAGCGATATTCCTGTTCAACACCAGAGTGCCCGATTCTCGTCGTCGAGGACGATTCCATGACTCGCGCCTCGATGCGGAAGATGCTGCAGAAAGAAGGCTGCCGAGTGACAGAAGCCGAGAACGGTGAGGTCGGCCTCGCATCGATGGAGCGCGACCGTCCCAGTTTGATCTTTCTGGATCTGCTGATGCCGGTAATGGATGGCTTCGAGTTCGTCGAGAAGGTGCGCGATCATCCCGAGTGGCGCACCATTCCTATAGTAGTAGTGACTGCGGCGGAGCTTACAGGAAAGGAGCGACGCCGGCTCAACGGGTATGTCGAAACCATTCTTCACAAAGAGGGGAACTCGAAGGAGGAGCTGCTACAGCAGGTGCGTGAGGCATTGGACAACAATGCCGTACCGCGCATATTCGCTGCCTGA
- a CDS encoding L,D-transpeptidase family protein produces MSISHRMLFAAAMAFVLACRVSPAPPAPPAPPARPAPPAPPAPPAPPALLAQTTVQPLVAATQLVVVTTAGWDSTSGELRLFVRGNRDSSWRRNGAVVPIVVGRTGLAWGVGFDELAVAGKPTAGPRKFEGDGRSPAGVFPLDTAFGFSPRDSMRSVRLPYVQLTPRSECVDDTASVHYNTVVNRNAVPRIDWKSAEHMRRIAQYRLGVIVGYNASPPMKARGSCIFFHIWSGPRSTTVGCTALDARELERLMAWLDPRSRPVVVQVPAAVYPVVRAEWGLPALDG; encoded by the coding sequence ATGAGCATTTCTCATCGCATGTTGTTTGCGGCGGCCATGGCATTCGTGCTGGCATGCCGTGTCTCCCCCGCGCCGCCCGCGCCTCCTGCACCGCCCGCCCGGCCTGCCCCACCTGCGCCGCCTGCACCGCCCGCCCCTCCGGCGCTGCTCGCGCAGACTACCGTGCAACCGCTTGTCGCTGCAACGCAGCTCGTGGTAGTGACGACAGCAGGCTGGGACTCGACCTCGGGTGAGCTCCGCCTTTTTGTTCGCGGAAACAGGGATTCATCATGGCGCCGCAACGGAGCGGTAGTGCCGATCGTCGTTGGCCGGACTGGTCTCGCGTGGGGAGTAGGTTTCGACGAGCTCGCCGTCGCCGGCAAGCCGACTGCCGGACCACGAAAGTTCGAGGGCGACGGCCGCTCGCCGGCCGGGGTGTTCCCGCTCGACACGGCATTCGGATTTTCGCCCCGCGACTCGATGCGGTCGGTGCGCCTTCCCTACGTTCAGCTCACGCCAAGAAGTGAGTGCGTCGACGACACCGCCTCTGTGCACTACAACACCGTCGTCAATCGCAACGCCGTGCCGCGCATCGATTGGAAGAGCGCCGAGCACATGCGCCGGATCGCGCAATATCGACTGGGCGTGATTGTCGGCTACAATGCATCGCCGCCGATGAAGGCGCGCGGCTCGTGCATCTTTTTCCACATCTGGTCCGGCCCGCGCTCGACGACGGTCGGGTGCACGGCGCTCGATGCGAGGGAGCTCGAGCGGCTCATGGCGTGGCTCGATCCGCGATCACGACCCGTCGTGGTGCAGGTTCCGGCGGCTGTGTATCCGGTGGTGCGAGCCGAGTGGGGCCTGCCCGCACTCGACGGCTGA
- a CDS encoding sugar phosphate isomerase/epimerase has translation MYRRDFVATLGSAVGLTQLACAARAATPGAGTRRLRRVGVQLYSLRDDAKRDLERTIADIAAAGYNDVELLGSMNNFGMSPAALRAVLDRNDLRAPSTHVSGNALDNMQRELGDAQTLGHEYITVASLPITRPPTLDDYRRWGDRLNEAGRIARERGVWIAFHNHANDFVEIDGQITYDVLVARTDPAVVRLQLDTGNVAMAKRDPMDYMKRFGDRYWLFHIKDVPQLGATADTELGKGILDFRQLLRSIERIDEKHLFVEQETYPGTPLDSVRRDFVYISRLQF, from the coding sequence ATGTATCGTCGAGATTTCGTAGCTACACTCGGTTCAGCTGTCGGGCTCACGCAGCTCGCATGCGCCGCGCGCGCGGCAACGCCAGGGGCCGGCACCCGAAGGCTGCGTCGCGTCGGCGTGCAGCTGTACAGCCTTCGTGACGACGCGAAGCGCGATCTCGAGCGCACAATCGCGGACATCGCCGCCGCCGGTTACAACGACGTCGAGCTGCTCGGCTCGATGAACAACTTCGGAATGTCGCCCGCCGCGCTGCGAGCGGTTCTCGATCGTAACGACCTGCGCGCCCCATCTACCCATGTAAGCGGGAATGCGCTCGACAACATGCAGCGGGAGCTAGGAGACGCGCAGACGCTCGGTCACGAGTATATCACGGTCGCGAGCCTGCCGATTACGAGACCGCCGACGCTCGACGACTATCGCCGCTGGGGTGACCGCTTGAACGAGGCCGGGCGAATTGCGCGCGAGCGGGGCGTCTGGATCGCCTTTCACAACCACGCAAACGATTTCGTCGAGATCGACGGCCAGATTACCTACGACGTCCTCGTTGCGCGAACGGATCCGGCCGTCGTTCGCCTGCAGCTCGACACTGGCAACGTAGCTATGGCAAAGCGCGATCCGATGGATTACATGAAGCGGTTTGGCGACCGCTACTGGCTGTTTCACATCAAGGACGTGCCGCAGCTCGGCGCAACGGCAGACACGGAGCTCGGCAAAGGGATCCTCGACTTCCGTCAGCTGCTTCGCAGCATCGAGCGCATCGACGAGAAGCATTTGTTCGTGGAGCAGGAGACGTATCCGGGCACGCCATTAGACAGTGTGCGCCGCGACTTCGTGTATATCTCGCGACTGCAGTTCTAA
- a CDS encoding cyclase family protein has product MNLSLGAHSGTHVDAPLHFIRDGASIERLALEAFIGPARVFDIPESVQSIDAAELNRHTWRNAERVIFRTRSSVRGWMKESTFHRDFAFITPDAAQVLADAGVKLVGIDYISAEKFGAPAPVTHRILLGKGIPIVEGLALETMQAGDYDLIVLPMKLAGNEGAPARAVMRKVAR; this is encoded by the coding sequence TTGAACTTGTCATTGGGGGCGCACAGCGGAACGCACGTCGACGCGCCGTTGCATTTCATTCGCGACGGCGCTTCCATAGAAAGGCTCGCACTCGAGGCGTTCATCGGGCCTGCTCGCGTGTTCGATATACCGGAAAGCGTGCAGTCCATCGACGCCGCGGAGCTCAACCGGCACACGTGGCGCAATGCCGAGCGAGTGATCTTCCGGACGAGGAGCTCGGTGCGAGGGTGGATGAAGGAATCGACGTTTCATCGCGACTTCGCCTTCATCACGCCCGATGCCGCTCAGGTGCTCGCCGACGCCGGTGTAAAGCTGGTTGGCATCGACTACATCTCGGCGGAGAAGTTCGGCGCGCCGGCGCCTGTCACGCATCGGATCCTGCTCGGCAAAGGCATTCCGATCGTCGAGGGACTGGCACTCGAGACGATGCAGGCCGGTGACTACGATCTGATCGTGTTACCGATGAAGCTGGCGGGAAACGAAGGCGCACCTGCCCGTGCGGTCATGCGGAAAGTCGCGCGTTAG
- a CDS encoding response regulator — protein sequence MPRILLVEDNEMNRDMLSRRLQRRGYEVMIAVDGQQGVAMAQSESPDLILMDMSLPLIDGWEATRTLKGAAETKHIPVIALTAHAMSTDRDRALEAGCDDYDTKPIELSRLLGKMEVLLGSDAGRAAGGGKSS from the coding sequence ATGCCCAGAATCCTGTTGGTCGAGGACAACGAGATGAATCGCGACATGCTGTCGCGCCGCTTACAGCGAAGGGGATATGAGGTCATGATTGCCGTGGACGGTCAGCAGGGAGTTGCGATGGCCCAATCGGAATCACCCGACCTTATTCTGATGGACATGAGCCTTCCCCTGATCGACGGCTGGGAAGCAACCCGTACTCTCAAAGGCGCGGCGGAAACGAAGCACATTCCTGTGATCGCGCTTACCGCCCATGCGATGTCCACGGACCGCGACAGGGCGTTGGAAGCCGGCTGCGACGACTACGACACGAAGCCGATCGAGCTGTCGCGACTGCTTGGAAAAATGGAGGTGCTCCTCGGCTCTGACGCGGGGAGAGCCGCGGGCGGAGGAAAGAGCTCATGA
- a CDS encoding carbon-nitrogen hydrolase family protein, translated as MRIALASPRIASSLEDGLDRIKRLQSDAAAQGAEIVCFPEAYLPGLRGQDFDPFPYDHVQQERALHAVAQAARELAIATILGMERLSNEGRQIVAYVINADGGIQGYQTKNQLDPTEDQFYVPGNTRRLFAINGTKFGIAICHEGWRYPETVRWAAMRGAKIVFHPQLTGTEREGVRLTEWGAADGPYYEKAMMMRSRENTIYFASVNYALRFQESATSLIAPSGECQAYLPYGREGVLVQSIDVGEATGLLATRYAPDRYR; from the coding sequence ATGCGCATTGCTCTCGCATCGCCTCGCATCGCCTCAAGCCTTGAAGACGGACTGGACAGGATCAAGCGGCTCCAGTCAGACGCAGCTGCCCAGGGCGCGGAGATCGTGTGCTTCCCCGAAGCCTACCTGCCTGGGTTGCGAGGTCAGGATTTTGACCCATTCCCTTATGATCACGTGCAGCAGGAGCGGGCACTGCACGCTGTGGCCCAGGCGGCGCGAGAGCTTGCGATCGCCACCATCCTCGGCATGGAAAGGCTCTCGAACGAGGGACGCCAAATCGTCGCTTACGTCATCAACGCCGACGGCGGCATTCAGGGATATCAGACCAAGAACCAGCTGGATCCGACTGAAGACCAGTTCTATGTGCCCGGGAATACGCGACGACTGTTCGCGATCAATGGAACCAAGTTTGGAATCGCCATTTGTCATGAGGGATGGCGGTACCCCGAAACGGTACGATGGGCGGCGATGCGCGGCGCAAAGATTGTCTTCCATCCTCAGCTCACGGGGACTGAGCGGGAAGGTGTTCGCCTAACGGAGTGGGGCGCAGCTGACGGGCCGTACTACGAAAAAGCGATGATGATGCGCAGCAGAGAGAACACGATCTACTTTGCCAGCGTCAATTATGCTTTGCGCTTCCAGGAATCGGCGACGAGCCTGATCGCCCCCTCGGGCGAGTGCCAGGCGTATTTGCCATATGGGCGGGAAGGCGTGCTGGTGCAGTCTATCGACGTCGGCGAAGCAACCGGGCTTCTGGCCACGCGGTACGCACCCGATCGCTACCGGTAA
- a CDS encoding GYD domain-containing protein, with the protein MPFYLTRFSYTPATWARLIKNPEDRRGAAKQYIEAVGGKLHGFWYAFGEHDAYTLWEAPDNVSMAATALAISAGGALSSLQTIVLLTVEDTLAALEKASSITYRPPGEKA; encoded by the coding sequence ATGCCGTTCTACCTGACCCGTTTCAGCTACACGCCGGCGACATGGGCGAGGCTCATCAAGAACCCGGAAGACCGTCGTGGCGCGGCGAAGCAGTACATCGAAGCGGTCGGGGGAAAGCTGCACGGCTTCTGGTATGCCTTCGGCGAGCACGACGCGTACACCCTGTGGGAGGCTCCGGACAACGTCTCGATGGCAGCCACCGCGCTGGCGATCAGCGCCGGCGGAGCGCTCAGCTCTTTGCAGACGATTGTTCTCCTCACTGTCGAGGATACCCTCGCAGCTTTGGAGAAGGCGTCGTCGATCACGTATCGGCCGCCGGGCGAGAAAGCTTAG
- a CDS encoding P1 family peptidase — protein sequence MFRAAALLLFPAVLATAQTPRARELGIAASIGGTPGALDAITDVAGVEVGHTTLVSGKGKLVVGRGPVRTGVTVIHPRGKNSADPVFGAWATLNGNGEMTGTTWLQESGILEGPVAITNTHSVGLVRDGILQWQVSRPGLQPWGLPVVAETYDGGLSDINGFHVKTEHVISALNSATPGAVREGSVGGGTGMVCHQFKGGIGTSSRRLESRDGGYTVGVLVQCNYGLRQHLRIAGAPVGQEITDLMPCVANADTTLRPQARRCDGISKTSSSVPITAEQGSIIVVVATDAPLLPHQLKRLVNRVALGIARTGGFGGNSSGDIFLAFSTANPRTGNDGNVVKVDMLPNPRMNALFYATVQATEEAIVNALLAAETMTGADDFRVYAMPRDRLMAALKKFVR from the coding sequence ATGTTCCGCGCCGCAGCTCTCCTGCTCTTCCCCGCTGTGCTGGCTACCGCGCAGACGCCGCGCGCCCGGGAGCTGGGAATCGCCGCAAGCATTGGAGGTACGCCGGGCGCTCTCGATGCGATCACCGACGTGGCCGGAGTCGAAGTCGGGCACACGACGCTCGTGTCCGGCAAGGGCAAGCTCGTTGTGGGGCGCGGCCCGGTACGCACCGGCGTTACCGTCATCCATCCTCGCGGTAAGAACAGCGCGGATCCGGTCTTCGGCGCGTGGGCCACGCTGAATGGCAATGGAGAAATGACCGGAACCACGTGGCTCCAGGAGTCCGGGATTCTCGAGGGCCCGGTGGCGATTACGAATACGCACAGCGTTGGTCTCGTGCGGGACGGAATTCTTCAGTGGCAGGTGTCCCGTCCTGGTCTGCAGCCGTGGGGGTTGCCAGTTGTAGCCGAGACGTACGACGGAGGCCTCAGCGATATCAACGGCTTTCATGTAAAGACCGAGCACGTCATCAGCGCTCTCAACTCTGCGACCCCCGGCGCGGTGCGCGAGGGCTCCGTTGGTGGCGGTACGGGAATGGTCTGCCATCAGTTCAAGGGAGGAATCGGTACGTCATCACGCCGTTTGGAATCTCGCGACGGCGGTTATACGGTCGGCGTTCTAGTCCAGTGCAATTACGGTCTGAGACAACATTTGCGCATTGCGGGAGCTCCCGTAGGTCAGGAGATAACGGATCTCATGCCGTGCGTTGCGAACGCGGACACGACACTCCGGCCGCAGGCAAGGCGATGCGACGGCATCTCGAAGACATCGAGCTCGGTACCGATAACTGCCGAGCAAGGGTCCATCATCGTCGTGGTGGCGACTGACGCTCCGCTGCTCCCTCATCAATTGAAGCGACTCGTAAACCGGGTCGCGCTGGGTATTGCGAGAACGGGCGGCTTCGGTGGGAACAGCTCCGGCGACATTTTTCTCGCCTTCTCGACAGCTAACCCGCGCACCGGCAACGATGGAAACGTGGTAAAGGTCGACATGCTTCCCAATCCGCGAATGAATGCGCTGTTTTACGCGACTGTCCAGGCTACAGAGGAAGCGATCGTGAACGCACTTCTCGCAGCCGAGACAATGACGGGAGCAGACGATTTTCGAGTTTATGCGATGCCCCGCGACCGATTGATGGCCGCACTGAAAAAGTTCGTGCGATGA
- a CDS encoding protein-L-isoaspartate(D-aspartate) O-methyltransferase: MSVKSDAQDPYVAERARMVQEQLRARGIRERTVLAAMTRVPRHEFVEPSLRHLAYADGPLPIGFDQTISQPYIVGYMTEAAKISPEEKVLEIGTGSGYQAAILAELAREVYTIEIIRELADRARNRLRELGYTNVQIRAGDGYAGWKEHAPFDAILVTAAPDHVPQALVDQLAVNGRMIIPVGAGEQEMRVLTKTAAGVIEETTMQVRFVPLVRPDTRRR, encoded by the coding sequence ATGTCGGTCAAAAGCGATGCACAAGATCCCTATGTCGCCGAGCGAGCGCGGATGGTTCAGGAGCAGCTGCGCGCGAGGGGGATTCGCGAGAGAACGGTGCTCGCAGCGATGACAAGGGTGCCGCGCCATGAGTTCGTGGAGCCTTCGCTTCGGCATCTGGCGTATGCCGATGGTCCCCTTCCGATCGGCTTCGATCAGACAATCTCCCAGCCATACATTGTTGGCTACATGACGGAGGCAGCGAAAATCTCTCCCGAAGAAAAGGTGCTGGAGATCGGTACCGGCTCGGGCTACCAGGCAGCAATTCTGGCGGAGCTTGCGCGTGAGGTTTACACTATCGAAATCATTCGCGAGCTCGCTGACCGTGCCCGGAATCGGCTTCGCGAGCTTGGCTATACGAATGTCCAGATTCGCGCCGGGGATGGATACGCAGGTTGGAAAGAGCACGCACCGTTCGACGCGATTCTGGTCACTGCTGCCCCAGATCATGTGCCTCAGGCACTCGTGGACCAGCTGGCAGTGAACGGTCGAATGATCATTCCTGTCGGCGCGGGAGAGCAGGAGATGCGGGTGCTCACGAAGACGGCTGCCGGAGTGATCGAGGAGACCACGATGCAGGTGCGGTTTGTACCGCTTGTCCGCCCGGACACAAGACGCCGGTGA
- a CDS encoding DUF4440 domain-containing protein: MSTHIRAGFITLFVLVTACSEGARESPGGTDTRVDSDANAAAGAGIDSLNTRLVDAYRRRDPTAYGALYTDSAVFEWPAFNTVRGPAGMEAMVRTNWIALKDMDLQLNVSSRRIAANHATEFGAFQQSWSDSSGARVTEFGRYVTILARGADGGWKIDRFLGFADSTRSVAQARP, translated from the coding sequence ATGTCTACACATATTCGCGCAGGTTTCATCACGCTGTTCGTCCTGGTCACGGCTTGCTCCGAGGGGGCTCGCGAGTCGCCCGGCGGCACCGACACTCGCGTTGACAGCGACGCCAACGCCGCAGCCGGCGCCGGCATCGATTCGCTGAACACCCGCCTGGTGGACGCATATCGTCGTCGAGACCCGACAGCGTACGGGGCGCTCTACACGGACAGTGCGGTTTTCGAATGGCCGGCGTTCAATACGGTCCGGGGTCCCGCGGGAATGGAAGCAATGGTGCGTACCAATTGGATCGCACTCAAAGACATGGACCTGCAGCTGAATGTCTCGTCGCGAAGGATCGCGGCGAATCACGCGACGGAGTTCGGCGCGTTCCAGCAATCCTGGAGCGACTCCAGTGGTGCACGCGTGACCGAATTTGGTCGATACGTGACCATTCTGGCCCGTGGAGCCGATGGCGGCTGGAAGATCGACCGCTTCCTCGGTTTCGCGGACTCCACCCGGTCCGTCGCTCAGGCGCGGCCGTGA
- a CDS encoding histidine kinase dimerization/phospho-acceptor domain-containing protein, producing MSDLPPEIEQAVQLPPEIEKAVQHMLPPNLLHDLRTPLGHILGYSELLIEQMKDAGREEYIPYLEKIRKAGHELLGLMTDNFQATRPNDGG from the coding sequence ATGAGCGATCTGCCCCCGGAGATAGAGCAGGCGGTTCAGCTACCCCCGGAGATAGAGAAGGCGGTTCAGCACATGCTGCCGCCGAATCTGCTCCACGATCTCCGCACGCCACTTGGTCACATCCTTGGCTACTCGGAGCTGCTGATAGAACAGATGAAGGACGCGGGGCGCGAGGAGTACATCCCTTATCTCGAGAAAATCAGGAAGGCGGGCCACGAGCTGCTCGGGTTGATGACGGACAACTTTCAGGCAACTCGTCCGAACGATGGTGGCTGA